The bacterium DNA segment AGGGACAATACGAGCGTAAAAATGATCACTGTCGCCATCATGGTCCTCTAGATCACCCCGGCGCCGACAGAGCGGCGCCCTCCATTTTTCAGTATCCCAGGTTGGTTGTGTAAGCCTGCGCGTTAAAATCGGCCAGATCGGGCAGGATTTCGTCGGCCAGGCTCAGGTCGGCTGGAGGTTGGCCTTTCCTGCTCAAGGCGATGCAGTGCATGCCGGCGGCCTTGGCGGCACGGACTCCGGCCGCCGAATCCTCAAAGACCAGACAGCACTCCGGGTCAATCCCGAACTGGCGCGCGGCCTGCAGGAATCCTGCAGGGTCGGGCTTGCCGCGGGGCACATCCTCGTTACCCAGGTAGAACTGCAGGTATTCCCGGATCTCCATGAGGTCGATGGCCTCGGCGATCTGCCGGCGTGTGGAGCCGGAAACGATGGCGACCGGGTGGTGTTCCGCCAGGCGTTTCAGCAGGGCGATGGAACTGTGAATCCGGATGTCCAGGGTGGCGTGCAGGGCATCATAGTAGCGTTGACTCTCCTGTTCAACCACCCAGGCCTCTTCGTTGATCGAGGGATAGTCCCGGCGGAGAAGCGCGAGAACGTCCGTCCAGGACCGGCCGAACACCAGTTCCGTGGCATAGGAGTCGGTCACCGGCAGGCCCCGGTTGGCAATCAGCTGATACATCGATTTGCACCAGAGCACTTCCGAATCCAGCAACGTGCCATCCAGATCAAAGATAAAGGCCTTCATCTCCATGCGCGGTTATTTCGCAGGCGCTTTGACGGCCTTGGTTTTGCGCGATGCGGGAATTCCGCTCTGCTCGTCCAGGGCGATGGCCGTTTTCATTGCGGATAAAAAGGCGGGGGCATCATCCGGGGAAATGTAGAACAACCCCACCGAGCTTTCGGCGTCATTGGGATCAATCACGGCACAATCCAGGAGGATCACCCCGCCATCCTTCTCCCGGTTGATGATGTAGCGGGAGTCATCGCTTGTGACCACCCACCGGCTCTTGATTTTCTTTGTCATACTGCGTCTCCTGTTGTGTGTTACTAAGGGGTTGTATTGGTGTCGGTCAGGGAGATCAGGCCCGCTGAGTCCGCCGTCACGCAGATCGTTTTGCGGATATAGTGGCGGAGCAATGAGTAATCCGCCTGTAACCGCTGTTCGAGGCTGCTCAGTAGATGCTTTTCATTGATGGCGATGGCACTCACGAGGACAATTGCGCCCGCCTGGGCCGCACACATCAGGCCGGCAAAATCCTCTGGCGTTTTTGGGCTGCTGACATAGACCAGGTCGGGGGCAAGAAACAGGCCGTTGCGAATCCCTTCCTCAAGGGTCGGGATGTCGGTCCCCACCTCCACTTGAACGACAATGGAGTTCTTGTGTTTCAGCAGGAAGGAGAGGTGCTGTTCCAGGATGTAGATCACCATGTTCTTGTGATCATTGATCCGGGCCAGGGCAGAGTAGATAAAATGGGTCAGAGTGTCCGGGGCTGGTCCGGTGAAGAGGAGGATGCCGCCGGCCGGCTGGGCCAGGAGGTCATCCACCAATGCCAATTGGGCGGGCTGGGCGAGCAGGCTTTCCAGTGGGGGGACATCAAAAGGCATGCGCTGGATCGAGACAAAGTCACTGCCGCGCTGGGTCAGATAGTGGATTTTGAACCGGCCCTGTTTGGGCAGGCCGAAGGCAAAGACCCCTTGTTTCCCCATGTCGGTTGAGCCGGTACGCCGGGCGTGACTGGCAAAGGTTGCCAGCGTTTCCCGGATATCATCGGGGGTCAGCACGGTGTTGATGACCAGTTTGAATTCGCTACCGGCTTTTTCCACAGGGGGGGCGCCCGCGATGAGTAAGACCTGTGAAAACCGGTTCGGTTCGCCTAAGTAAGCCAGAATTTTGCCAGCGTAGTTCATGGTGTTTATCCTTCTGTTTTAGGACCTGAATCCTTGAGTGCAACGATCTGATTGAAGACGGGGCCCGACTCCCGGTGATCCAGGACGTCGGCGATGAAGTAGCCCTTCCGCTCGAACTGGAACCGGGTGCCTGGCGCGGCCTTCGCCAGCGCCGGCTCCACGATGGCCTTGACGATGTGGAGGGAGTCCGGATTCAGGTTGGTCTTGTAATCCACTCCTTCCGGAACCTCTTCCGGATGCTCCTCCTTGAAGAGCCGGTCATAGATCCGGACTTCCGCAGGGATCCCCTGGGTTGCCGAGACCCAATGAATGGTGCCTTTGACTTTGCGCCCATCGGGAGCATTGCCGCCCCGGGTGGCCGGATCATAGGTGCAGCGTATTTCGGAAACCAGCCCGGTGGCCGGATCCTTGGTGAAGCCGGTGCAGGTGATGAAAAACCCATACCGCAGACGCACTTCCTTGCCGGGCGCCAGCCGGAAATACTTTTTAGCGGCCTCTTCCCGGAAGTCATCGCGTTCAATGTAGAGTTCGCGGGTGAAGGGGATAATCCGCACCCCCGCCTCCGGGGTTTCCGGGTTGTTGAATCCCTCCAGGAAATCCACCTGTTCCTCGGGGAAGTTTTCGATGACCACCTTGACCGGATCCAGTACTGCCATGGCGCGGTTGGCGGACTTGTTGAGCTCCTCCCTCACGCAGAATTCCAACAGGGCCAGATCCGTGTAGCCGTCAAACTTGGTGACGCCGACCCGTTTGCAGAAATTACGGATGGCGTCCGCGGTGAATCCGCGGCGGCGCAGGCCGGCGATGGTGGGCATGCGGGGATCATCCCAGCCCTTGACGTGACCGTCCCGCACCAGCTCCAGCAGTTTGCGTTTACTCAGGACCGTATAGGTCAGATTCAGCCGGGCAAATTCAATTTGGCGGGGCGGGGTGGGGTTCATGTTCAGTTGCTGCAAGACCCAGTCGTAAAGCGGGCGGTGCACTTCAAATTCAAGGGTGCACAGCGAGTGAGTGATGTATTCTATAGCATCCTCGATCGGATGGGCGAAATCGTAGGTGGGATAGATGCACCATTTGTCACCCGTCCGGTAATGGTGCGCCCGCATAATGCGGTAGATCACCGGGTCGCGCATATGGAGGTTGGGGGAAGCCATGTCGATTTTCGCCCTGACACAGAGGGTGCCGTCGGGATATTCTCCCGCCCTCATCCGCCCGAACAGTTCCAGGCTTTCTTCGGCGGGGCGATTACGGAAGGGGCTTTCCTTGCCGGGCAGGGTGGGAATGCCGCGGTATTCCTTCCATTGCTCCTGGGTGAGTTCGCAGACATAGGCGCTGCCTTTGCGGATCAACGCGCAGGTGTAGTCATACATCCGCTCAAAATAGTCCGCCGAAAAATAGAAATGCTCACCCCAGTCAAAACCCAGCCAGCGGACATCATTTTTGATGCTTTCCACGTACTCCATGGTTTCCTTGGAGGGATTGGTGTCGTCCATCCGGAGATGACATTCGCCCCCGAATTCAAGAGCGGTCCCGAAGTCGATGCAGATGGCCTTGGCGTGGCCGATGTGCAGGTAGCCGTTGGGTTCGGGGGGGAACCGGGTCACAATGCGTTGATGTTTGCCGCTGGCAATATCCTCACTGATGATGTCGCGGACGAAGTCTGAGGGAGCGGTGGGGGCCGGTACGTTCATGTATCTCTCCAGGGTGATTAAGGTAAACTTATAAAATACTGATAGAGGTGTCCAATCGCGCCAGGGTGCGTTCGCGTCCCATCAGGGCCAGAATTTCATAGATACCGGCGCCGATGGAAACCCCGGTGACGGCGATCCGGAGCGGCTGATTGAGTTTCCCTTCGCCCAGGCCGAGCGTGGCTTCCGCCTGGCGGATCGCCAGCTGAATGCCGGTCTCCGAGAAGTCGCAGGGCCGCAGGGCGTCGCGAATGGCTTCCAGCGCCGCCTTGACTCCCTCTTTTTTCAGCGTCTTCTGCACGGCTTTTTCGTCGTATTCAATCGGGTCGACAAAGAAGTACTTCCAGGTTTCGCATTGGGGATAGAGCGAGGTGCGGGATTGCATCAACTTGCAGACGGAGAGGAAGAGCGGCTCGGGGATGGTTTTGCCCCAGTCCAGCTTTTCGAGATGCCGGCGAACTTCAGCTGCAAACACCGGTAGCGGAAGTTCGGCCAGATACAATCCGTTCATGTGGGTCAGTTTACGGAAATCCATCTGGGCGGGGCCACTTCCCACACGGTCCAGGGTGAAGGCGGCAATGATCTCCTCGCGGGTCATTTTCTCGCGATTCTCGCCGGGCGACCAGCCCAGCAGGGTCAGGAAGTTGAACAGGGCCTCTGCCGAAAAGCCCATCTCCCGGAATTGGCCCACGTAGGCGGCGCCATCCCGCTTGGAGTACGGTTTCCCTTGTGCATTCACGATCATCGGCAGATGGGCGTAATGGGGGATCGGCGCGCCCAGGGCCTGGTACAGCGCCACATGGCGGAAGGTGTTTTCGACGTGATCATCGCCCCGGATGATGTGGGTAATGTTCTGGGTGATGTCATCCACCACGTTGGCAAGATGGAACACGGGGGAACCATCCGAGCGTACGATGACGAAATCCTTCATGTCGGCGGCCTTTTTCTTCAGGTCGCCCTTGACCTCATCGTGGAAGGCCATATCGGTGCCCGGCATCCGGAAGACGATGCATTCGCCCTGGCCGGTGCCGCCCTTGTCCTCTTTATAGGCATGGCCGGTTTGCAGGAGTTTTTCCGCCGCCAGCCGGTGCTGTTCATGCTGGGTGGATTGGAACAGGGGCGCTTCGTCATAGGTGAGGCCCAGCCACTCCATGGCCTTCAGAATGGTTTCAACGGCTTCGGGAGTGGAACGCTCCCGGTCGGTGTCCTCGATGCGGACCAGGAATTGTCCGCCATGATGGCGGGCAAACAGCCAGTTGAAAATGGCCGCCCGGATATTCCCAATGTGAACCTGCCCTGTCGGGCTCGGGGCAAAACGTACGCGAACACTCATTTCGATTCCTTCACTTTCTTTGAAAAAACGCAGTCAAACTAGCACAAGCGCCAGTGCGGCGCAATGGATACAACCAAAAAGACCATCGACCTCAGCGTCCCTGGAGCAGGCGGGTTCGCTGCGTGGGGGTCAGCGGGGCGGTCATGATATAGGCTGACGCTTTTTTGGGGTCGTTCCGCATCCACTCCCGGCTGGCGCTGATGATCGTGCTGGTGCGTTGTTTGGGGTCGCTGATGGTGGCCGCCCACATGATGGCGCCTTCCGGGTTGGAGCGCACAACGGTGCCGACCAGTCCCTGGATGGCGGGATCGAGGTTGGGCGATGGGGGGTGTTGGGCAAGGAGCCAGTCCGCCGCCCTGACCGGGTCGTAGCGGGCCCAGGACTGGGTGACTTGGGCAATCTGCTTGTTTTTCAACTCCCCCGCCGGCAGCGACAGGGCCCAGGCGGCTGCCGCTTGCGGGTTATCGCTGGCCCAGGCCCCGATGGTCGTCGACAACGTCGCTTTTTGCAGGGCGGGATCGGTCAGGGATAAGGCCCATTGGGCGGCATCCTCAGGCGCATACAGGGCCCAGCTCTGGGCCAGCATTGAGGCATAACTCTGGCGCTCGCCGGGGGTCTGCAGGGTTTCCAGATAAGAGACCATGGAGGGGGCCGTCCCGCCCCGCGCCGCCTGTTCCACCACGATGCGCATCGCCGAGAGGCGATCGGAACCGGTCGAAATTGAAAGGGCCATTTTCATGGCATTATCGATGCCCCCTGCCGCCAGGGCCGTAAAGACCGGTTTCAGGCCCATCTGGAAGGTGCCCGGATCGGACTCCCGGTTGGCCATGAGCCAACTATAGGCGCCACTGGGATCTGTTTTCGCCCAGGAATTGAAAATGCCCGCCACCAGGGTGGACCGGACGCGGCGGCTTTCAATTCCCAGGGCATATTGCAGGGCGGCGGTCGGGTCACTGGCCGCCCACTTGGTGACCGTGTCCTGCAGGAGTTGTTCGGAGGCGGGACTCCAGGGCATGGTGGCGAGGCGCTGGAGCGCCAGCATGACTTGATTGGTGCCAAAGAGGACGGGCGGCTTGGCGGTTGGATTGGACGTCTGGGATGATCCGCCGGCCAGCGCGGCGGCGGTCTGTTCATCCGCCGGCGAAGTGGGCTTCGGGAGCTGGCGGGCCCGTGCGGAAAAATCCGGGTCACCGGGCGCCGACAGGGCGCCCCCGGGGCCGGCGTCAGACCCACTGCCGGCAGACCCGGACGCGGAGGATGACCCGGCGGCGAGCTCCACATCGGATGGCGACGACTCCTGATCCTGTTGGAACGTTTTCCGGGTGATCATGGCCGTTGCCATAATGGTCAGGATGAGGAGGGTCACGGCAAGACACACGATTTCCAAGCGGCTGAGTTTTCCCATCGGATCGATCCTTTCTACTTGCTGACACGCTAACATGGTTTACTATCGACTGCATTATTTTATCAACAGGAGCGCGTTATGATTCAGACAGTATTGGTCACAGGGGCCTCAAGCGGGATCGGGCATGACATGGTCCGCCAGCTTTGCGCGCGCGGGGTGTCGGTGTTTGCCACCGGGCGCGATGTCGCCCGTTTGGCGTCACTTCGCCAGGAGACCGGCTGCTTCGCCGAACCGTTTGATCTCGCCTCGCCGGAAGCGCCGGCGGCGCTCTACGCCGCCGCCACGGCCGCGTTCGGGGCCCCCCCGGACGCCGTGATCAACAATGCCGGGTTTAACCGCGGCAAGGGTCCCGTGACCGGAATCACTGCGGCGGATCTGGACGGGCATATGGCGGTCAATTTCCGGGCGGCTGCCTTGCTGTGTGGCCTGGCCATGCGCGACATGATCCCGAGACAATCGGGCCATATTATCAATGTGGTCAGCACAGTGGTCTGGCACAAGGCCGAGAACTACAGTGTGTATTGTGCGGCCAAGTGTGCCCTGCATGGCTTTACCGACTGCCTGATCAAGGAGGCCCGGCCGCACGGCATTAAAGTCACGGGCGTCTATCCCGGTGGCACCGATACCCCCTTCCGCGCCCTCGATCGTCCCGACTACATGAAGTCCGAAAGCGCCGCCCGGATGATCGTGGACACGCTGTTCGCCCCCGACGACGTGGTCGTTCACCAACTCACCTTCCGCCCTATGGTCGAGGCCAATTTCTAAAGTGGATGTTGCCTGCCCTTTGCAGTTGCGACGGTAGGTGGGGGTATGCCATAGTTCCGCTTTTACCTGACATGACATGTTTGGACGGAGGTCGACTGGATGAAACGGATTTTCCCTGTAATATTATTAGTGGTATTGGCGCTGGCGCTCGGCGGTAACGCGGAAACCATCACGCTGGACGGGGTGGCAGCCTATGTGAATGACACCATCGTCACCGTGGGCGAGGTGAATGAAGCCATTGCCCCATCCTTGCCTCAGTGGCGCCAGGTCTATGAAGGTGCTGAGCTGAAAGCCAAAATCAAGGAGTCCTATGATGAGGCGCTGGACGACTTGATCAATGCCAAACTGATCCTCAAGGCCTATGATGCGGATACCAAGATCAACAAGGACGGGGTTGATAAATACGTTGAGACCAAGGTCAGTGATTTCATTCAAACTCGTTTTGGCGGGGATCGGCAGGAGTTTCTCAAGGCGCTGCGGGATGAGAAAATATCCGTGGAGGAATGGCGCCGCCGCATGAGGGAACGGGTGATTGTCGGCATGATGCGCGGACGTGAGGTGGAGTCCAAGGTGGTGATTTCTCCCAAGGATGTCCATGAAATTTATGTCGCGAATCCGGCCAAGTTTTTCAAGGACGAAGAGATGAAGCTCCGGGTGATATTGATTCATGGGTCCACCAATACGACTGATTCGGCGGTCCGTGTAGTCTCCGTGTCCAATGCGGTGGTGCAGCTGAAGGCCGGTGCCGATTTCGCCGACATGGCGAAGAAGCTCTCGGAGGATGGCAAGGCGGCCGAGGGCGGGGATTGGGGCTGGGTCGTCACCCGGGATTTGCGCCCTGAATTGACGGCACCCCTGGTCTCGCTTCCCACCAATTCCCTGAGTGGCGTGATCCGGATGGACGGCGATTATTATCTCGTCAGGCTGGAGGACCGGCATCCGGCCGGGGTGTTGCCTTTTGAGGCGGTGCGGGGATCCATTGAGAAGGAGTTGCGCCGGAAGGAAATCCGGAAGCTGACGACCGTGTGGATTGCGAGGCTGAGGAAAGATGCCTACATCAAGGTGATCGAGCAGGCCCCCTGATGACCGGGGTGCGGAGTCTATCGTGAATCTCACAAGCCCATCTCAAGTCCTGGCGTTGCTCCAGCTTCGCGGCCTGACCCCGAACACCCTGTTGGGTCAGAATTTCCTGATTGATGCCAATATCCGTGACATCATTCTCCATACCGCCGACCCCCGACCGGAGGATGTGGTGCTGGAAGTCGGCCCCGGCCTCGGCGTGTTGACTGAGATCCTGGTGGAAAAGGCGGGCCGGGTCATTGCCGTGGAGAAGGATCGGGGCTTCTACGAATACTTGAAGGAACAGTTCCCGGACAAGGACTCCCTCTCTCTGATTCTGGGTGATGCGTTGGACCTCGATTCTGATTTTTTTGAAAGCCACAAAATCACCAAGCTGGTTTCGAATCTTCCTTATTCAGTGGGAAGCCGGATCCTGATGAATGTGTTTTGTCTGCCGCGCCCGCCCGAACGGGTGACCGTGACGCTTCAACTGGAAGTCGCGGAGCGTTTGTCGGCGGCGATTGGCGCGGAGGCCCGCGGCTTGATGGGGGTGTGGGCACAACGGGTGTATCGGGTGGAAACGGTCAAGGTGATCAGTCCCTCCTGTTTCTGTCCGCGGCCCAAGGTGAAGTCGGCCGTGGTCCTCTTGAAGCGCCTGCCGGACAGTGTTCTGAATACGGGGGACCGCAAGATGTTCGCCCGGCTGACCAAGGAGTCCTTTGTATTCCGGCGAAAGCAGTTGGCGACCATCCTGGCACGGGTGGCCCCGAAATTGGGGTTTGAGCTGGACCATGCCCTGGCGGTGCTGGAAGCGATGGGGGTGGATCCCCGCATCCGCCCGGAGATGTTGGAAGTGGGACAGTGGCAGCAACTGGCGGACGGGGTGGGTCAGAAGGGGGACGCATGAGTGGGGAAACCTTGACGCCGATGATGTCGCAGTACCGGCAGATCCGTAACAAACTGCCGGCGGATACCATCCTGTTTTTCCGGCTGGGCGATTTCTATGAGATGTTTTTTGAGGATGCCAAAGAGGCCGCCCAGATTCTGGATATCACCCTGACGCGCCGCCAGGACATTCCCATGTGCGGGATTCCGTTCCATGCGGTGGATGGTTACCTGGCGAAACTGATCCGGGCCGGCAAGAAAGTGGCCATCTGTGAGCAGGTCGAGGATCCCGCCCTGACTAAGGGCATTGTCCGCCGCGAAGTGACCGGGATTGTGACCCCGGGCACCGT contains these protein-coding regions:
- a CDS encoding HAD family phosphatase, which gives rise to MEMKAFIFDLDGTLLDSEVLWCKSMYQLIANRGLPVTDSYATELVFGRSWTDVLALLRRDYPSINEEAWVVEQESQRYYDALHATLDIRIHSSIALLKRLAEHHPVAIVSGSTRRQIAEAIDLMEIREYLQFYLGNEDVPRGKPDPAGFLQAARQFGIDPECCLVFEDSAAGVRAAKAAGMHCIALSRKGQPPADLSLADEILPDLADFNAQAYTTNLGY
- a CDS encoding ATPase, T2SS/T4P/T4SS family codes for the protein MNYAGKILAYLGEPNRFSQVLLIAGAPPVEKAGSEFKLVINTVLTPDDIRETLATFASHARRTGSTDMGKQGVFAFGLPKQGRFKIHYLTQRGSDFVSIQRMPFDVPPLESLLAQPAQLALVDDLLAQPAGGILLFTGPAPDTLTHFIYSALARINDHKNMVIYILEQHLSFLLKHKNSIVVQVEVGTDIPTLEEGIRNGLFLAPDLVYVSSPKTPEDFAGLMCAAQAGAIVLVSAIAINEKHLLSSLEQRLQADYSLLRHYIRKTICVTADSAGLISLTDTNTTP
- a CDS encoding glutamine--tRNA ligase/YqeY domain fusion protein, which gives rise to MNVPAPTAPSDFVRDIISEDIASGKHQRIVTRFPPEPNGYLHIGHAKAICIDFGTALEFGGECHLRMDDTNPSKETMEYVESIKNDVRWLGFDWGEHFYFSADYFERMYDYTCALIRKGSAYVCELTQEQWKEYRGIPTLPGKESPFRNRPAEESLELFGRMRAGEYPDGTLCVRAKIDMASPNLHMRDPVIYRIMRAHHYRTGDKWCIYPTYDFAHPIEDAIEYITHSLCTLEFEVHRPLYDWVLQQLNMNPTPPRQIEFARLNLTYTVLSKRKLLELVRDGHVKGWDDPRMPTIAGLRRRGFTADAIRNFCKRVGVTKFDGYTDLALLEFCVREELNKSANRAMAVLDPVKVVIENFPEEQVDFLEGFNNPETPEAGVRIIPFTRELYIERDDFREEAAKKYFRLAPGKEVRLRYGFFITCTGFTKDPATGLVSEIRCTYDPATRGGNAPDGRKVKGTIHWVSATQGIPAEVRIYDRLFKEEHPEEVPEGVDYKTNLNPDSLHIVKAIVEPALAKAAPGTRFQFERKGYFIADVLDHRESGPVFNQIVALKDSGPKTEG
- a CDS encoding glutamate--tRNA ligase family protein, whose product is MSVRVRFAPSPTGQVHIGNIRAAIFNWLFARHHGGQFLVRIEDTDRERSTPEAVETILKAMEWLGLTYDEAPLFQSTQHEQHRLAAEKLLQTGHAYKEDKGGTGQGECIVFRMPGTDMAFHDEVKGDLKKKAADMKDFVIVRSDGSPVFHLANVVDDITQNITHIIRGDDHVENTFRHVALYQALGAPIPHYAHLPMIVNAQGKPYSKRDGAAYVGQFREMGFSAEALFNFLTLLGWSPGENREKMTREEIIAAFTLDRVGSGPAQMDFRKLTHMNGLYLAELPLPVFAAEVRRHLEKLDWGKTIPEPLFLSVCKLMQSRTSLYPQCETWKYFFVDPIEYDEKAVQKTLKKEGVKAALEAIRDALRPCDFSETGIQLAIRQAEATLGLGEGKLNQPLRIAVTGVSIGAGIYEILALMGRERTLARLDTSISIL
- a CDS encoding SDR family oxidoreductase, with the protein product MIQTVLVTGASSGIGHDMVRQLCARGVSVFATGRDVARLASLRQETGCFAEPFDLASPEAPAALYAAATAAFGAPPDAVINNAGFNRGKGPVTGITAADLDGHMAVNFRAAALLCGLAMRDMIPRQSGHIINVVSTVVWHKAENYSVYCAAKCALHGFTDCLIKEARPHGIKVTGVYPGGTDTPFRALDRPDYMKSESAARMIVDTLFAPDDVVVHQLTFRPMVEANF
- a CDS encoding peptidyl-prolyl cis-trans isomerase; this translates as MKRIFPVILLVVLALALGGNAETITLDGVAAYVNDTIVTVGEVNEAIAPSLPQWRQVYEGAELKAKIKESYDEALDDLINAKLILKAYDADTKINKDGVDKYVETKVSDFIQTRFGGDRQEFLKALRDEKISVEEWRRRMRERVIVGMMRGREVESKVVISPKDVHEIYVANPAKFFKDEEMKLRVILIHGSTNTTDSAVRVVSVSNAVVQLKAGADFADMAKKLSEDGKAAEGGDWGWVVTRDLRPELTAPLVSLPTNSLSGVIRMDGDYYLVRLEDRHPAGVLPFEAVRGSIEKELRRKEIRKLTTVWIARLRKDAYIKVIEQAP
- the rsmA gene encoding 16S rRNA (adenine(1518)-N(6)/adenine(1519)-N(6))-dimethyltransferase RsmA, with the protein product MNLTSPSQVLALLQLRGLTPNTLLGQNFLIDANIRDIILHTADPRPEDVVLEVGPGLGVLTEILVEKAGRVIAVEKDRGFYEYLKEQFPDKDSLSLILGDALDLDSDFFESHKITKLVSNLPYSVGSRILMNVFCLPRPPERVTVTLQLEVAERLSAAIGAEARGLMGVWAQRVYRVETVKVISPSCFCPRPKVKSAVVLLKRLPDSVLNTGDRKMFARLTKESFVFRRKQLATILARVAPKLGFELDHALAVLEAMGVDPRIRPEMLEVGQWQQLADGVGQKGDA